One window of the Nilaparvata lugens isolate BPH unplaced genomic scaffold, ASM1435652v1 scaffold4959, whole genome shotgun sequence genome contains the following:
- the LOC120355840 gene encoding uncharacterized protein LOC120355840, translating to MSDLPHFRVNASSVFVHVGVDFAGPFNTKCSSLKKPRVYKGYLALFICLAVKAVHLEYVSELTTESFLAAFDRFTSRRGLPSHVYSDNGLNFVGAAKKLSDISNFLADSKTDIFKALVQREVTWHFNPPSTPNFGGIWEANIKSAKTLLKIQIGDNPMTMEEYFTVLSHIESIMNSRPLLERSQDPNETSPLLTPGHFLIGRPLLQAVEIPLDTTTPVRQRWTHLRRIVQTFWNRWSTEYLHTLMQRNKWKTHSEPLKVGHIVLIKNTSTAPTLRPLGIVEQIFPGQDQVVRVALIRTACGHLTRPVNKLIVLPIA from the coding sequence ATGTCGGATCTTCCCCATTTTCGTGTGAACGCCTCATCTGTATTCGTCCATGTAGGAGTTGACTTCGCTGGCCCCTTCAATACGAAGTGCAGCTCACTCAAAAAACCGAGAGTGTATAAGGGCTATCTTGCATTGTTCATATGCTTAGCGGTGAAAGCTGTTCATTTGGAATATGTATCGGAGCTGACCACTGAATCGTTTCTTGCCGCTTTCGATAGATTCACATCCCGTAGAGGCCTACCTTCTCATGTATACTCTGACAACGGATTGAACTTCGTTGGAGCTGCTAAAAAATTATCAGATATCTCGAATTTCTTGGCTGACAGTAAGACTGACATTTTTAAAGCTCTTGTACAACGTGAAGTAACCTGGCACTTCAATCCACCTAGCACACCCAATTTCGGCGGTATTTGGGAAGCAAATATTAAATCAGCGAAAACactgttgaaaattcaaattggtGATAATCCAATGACAATGGAGGAATATTTCACAGTGCTCTCtcatattgaatcaattatgaaTAGTCGTCCTCTATTGGAGCGTTCACAGGACCCCAACGAGACTTCACCTCTGCTGACACCCGGTCACTTTCTTATCGGCCGACCGTTGCTACAAGCTGTGGAGATCCCACTGGATACTACCACCCCCGTACGGCAGCGATGGACTCATCTACGCCGAATTGTGCAGACGTTTTGGAATCGATGGAGTACAGAATATCTACATACGCTTATGCAGCGAAACAAGTGGAAAACCCACTCAGAACCCTTGAAAGTGGGTCACATAGTGCTTATCAAGAACACGAGTACCGCGCCCACATTGCGGCCTCTAGGCATAGTCGAACAAATATTTCCCGGACAAGACCAAGTAGTAAGAGTGGCATTGATTCGCACCGCCTGCGGCCACCTCACACGACCTGTAAACAAACTCATAGTGTTGCCAATAGCTTAA